aaaaaaagtacatgGGAAAATGTGGAGTGACATAGAGCACCTATGCACAAAAGGCAAGATCAGTATGTCTTTACCACGTATCAGTCCTCATTTGCCTTAGAAATGTGGCATAGTGCAGACAACATGATTATTTTCCTTGGCTTCCCATAAGAAGGACAATCAATTGATGCGATTAAAAGATGACAGTCAATTAAAATGTAGTATACAAtcaatattgataaatatttggaaaccTCAATCTGAGGAAAGAGAGGCAATGCAATTAATGCATTGTAAAATAGTTCTCTTACCCAAGGATACAAAAACAACTGGGACATAATTTTTAAACACagataattattcatttttgaaaagctAAGGAAATATTATAATATCCCAAACCAAAGAACCAGTTATTAAAAAAGAACGAGattacctggatggctcaatgggttaagcatatgactttttgttttggctcaggtcatgatctcatgggtcatgagatcaagccccacatctgcttccatgcttagtggagagtctgcttgaagattctctccctctgttcctctgcccttcaaataaataaataattttttttttaaagaaagagcaaCTAGTTGAGGAAAAAGCACAAACTGGGGAGTCCTTAGAATATTACCCTAATTTGAATATCCTCTGATATCAACAAAATGGACTTTTTGGAGACAAACCAGATGCCAATCAGATTGCTGGATTACAAAGTATGTTCATCCAATAGACTCATACATTGATGAGGAAAATATATGATCTCAATGCTTATAATAAGGGTGTTTGAACAAGCTAATATGACTTTAATCATTAGGTATCACAGAAACAACCAGTATTAACTATACTTCTAAGACATACCAGGAAGAGTATGAAGgctaaaacagaaggaaaggatttacacattcacacacacacataaaaggaGACTGCAATTTTATTCCAATAGGTGAGGAAAAACACCAGAATCCTTGacagctttgtgtgtgtgtgtggtgtgtgtgtgtgtgtgtgtatccatctAACACATTCCACTGTACTACAATATTTACTTGATTTATGTATTCCACCCAcctttctctctgaagaaaggcaATTCTTATAAAAAGGCatctttttgctattttgttgaCAAATCAATATACAGCAGTTAGAAGTACTTAGCATACATAAgacaatttataaatatataatatgtgttgAACTCATTTGTGTTTGCTATTTTCCTTGAAGGCACATGGAACAAAAATTCAAGTCCATAACCTAGTTTATAGGAATCATATTCAGACagtgaattttaagaaaagatattacatatttttttccacatcctttgtcttgcacattttacatctttgttCCTCAAGCTATAGATCAAGGGATTCAGCATGGGGATAACGAGGGTGTAAAATATGGACGCCACTTTATCAGTGTCAAAGGAATGACTGGACTCAGGTTGcacatacataaatatcaaaGTCCCATAGAACACTGTGGCCACTGTCAGGTGGGAACCACAGGTGGAAAAAGCCTTGAGCCTACCCTCAGCTGAGTTCATCTTGATGATGGCTACTAGGATCAGTAGGTAAGACACAAGAACTACCAGAAGGGatgaaatcaaatcaaaaccagCTAAGATAAGAATAATCATTTCAGTTTCATGTGTATTTGAGCAGAGCAAAGACAATAAGGGGAGACTGTCACAGTAGAAATGACTGATGACATTGTAGCCACAGaaggataaattaaaaatctttatggTGACTATAAGAGACACAAATGTGCTGTAGAGATAAGGGATTGCCACCAGCACCTGACACACCCTTTGTGACATGATGATGGGGTAGAGCAGAGGGTTGCAGATGGCCACGTAGCGGTCGTAGGACATAGCTGTTAGAATAAAAAGTTCACTAACAATGAACACAAGAAAGAAGGCTAGTTGTACAGcacaaaaataataagagattGTATTTTGATCCACAACAAAATTTACTAACATTTTGGGTCCCACAGTTGTTGAATAACCAAGATCGGTGAAGGCCAGGTGtctgaggaagaagtacatgggtgtTTGTAGTCTGGTGTCCACCTTGGTGAGGATGATCATGCCCAGATTGGCCACCACTGAGATCAAATAGATGATGAGGAAGAGCCCAAATAGTGGAGCCTGCAGCTCAGGTTTGTCTGTGATTCCCATGAGAATGAACTCATTGAGCACTGTTAGATTTTGAGTTTCCATGCAAGTTTATCAGGACACCTATTCTGGATAAAGACATCCACATGGTCAACAGATTTCATGTATTATCACCTGAATGATTTTTAGTATGCAAATctagtataaataaaatacatccaaACTTTCCAATTTCAGATATTTGAACATAAACTCCTCTCCCACAAAGACtaatatcataaacaaaaatagtcagtggttctcaactggaaGTGATTTTACTAACCAGATAACACTTTATCAATGTCTAGAAGACATTTTAGTTGTTACAACCAGGAGGTGGGGTTCTACTGGTTTATGATGGTTAGAGGTCAGTTATGTTTCTAAACATCCTACCAGACCCAATATTCAGTCCAAAATATCAATCGTGCCAAGTTTGAGAAACCAAGATGGTATTGATAGATAAATAATCTAgacgaagagagagagagagagaaatgaatacaTAGGTAGACACATCTATGTATGTaaataaagatacagatatagacataaatatgtatataggaaaaatttttaaaaatcaaaacatttaaaaatttgggtaTAATACATAAACTATACTGTGTCATATCTTAAAGTTTTCTATTAGTCATTTGTGTAATTGCAATTACACAGTGACACTTATAAATTGCATTTAATAATATgacttaatacatatttaaatatataataaattgtaTTATACAATTATGTAAtgactacaaaaaaaattaaagccacagAGTCCAAAAATATACACTACTTCATCACATAGTCCTATAAAATCTTTTACACCCACAGGTGATATAGACTGAAACAGTTGACACACCTGACAGATATTGCACAAGTGAATTAATAAGAAAACTATCACAGATTGCAGTTGAGAATCATTCATCTTTATtgcataaatatataagatatatttatgTAGATATAGTCTCTGTTATACCTTTATTTATGGCATATATGAGGGTCACTTTGGGCCAATAATTTACTTATCTGAATCTCTTTATTCTCATATACAAAACAATACTTCCTTACATAGGGCGATTAAGAGAGATGAATGAAGGTCAAATGATTCAGCATGCCTGGAAATCATGTATAtaatggattttttgtttttgttttttggtttaatGGTGATAGTAACTTAGCTCAATGcagatttatttacatatttgtatgTAAATTCTTACGGACTGTGACATAACTTCTTTATTCAGGTTATGATGATGAACAGGTAAGGAATAGGTCAAGTAAGATGGAATGCAACTTAATGCAGGTGCTACCCCTGACCCCTTTTCCATAACTAACTTGAACCATCAACATgctattcttttaattatttatcttttaatattcttaactattttttttaaatactataagTTTATTTGGATATGACTTTTCTTAGAACATTAATTTTCCCTAGGGGCATTTTCATTATAATTGACATGTACTAACGTGTATGTGACAAATCTAATACACTTCATCATGCAATAACCCAGGAGAGAATGAGGAAGTCTGGGCAAATTGGGAGAATgagggtggctccattggttaagtgtttgGATCagagggttctgagatcaagccccccgtCCAGCTCCTGGCTTAATGTGGAGTCTGGTTGTccttttccccctgcccctcccctagctcctgctctctctctctctttctctctctctcaaataaataaataaaatattttaagaaattgggaGAATGAGCAGTCACTGGCATTGCTTTCGTATGTATATGAATATGataaagattcatttaaaattcctttggGTACTGtactttaaaaaccatttaaagtCACTATATTAGACAATACTATAGaggtgaaataaaatatactaaagaTGAGATATTCATGGATTCTt
The Canis lupus familiaris isolate Mischka breed German Shepherd chromosome 18, alternate assembly UU_Cfam_GSD_1.0, whole genome shotgun sequence genome window above contains:
- the OR8K54 gene encoding olfactory receptor family 8 subfamily K member 54, producing METQNLTVLNEFILMGITDKPELQAPLFGLFLIIYLISVVANLGMIILTKVDTRLQTPMYFFLRHLAFTDLGYSTTVGPKMLVNFVVDQNTISYYFCAVQLAFFLVFIVSELFILTAMSYDRYVAICNPLLYPIIMSQRVCQVLVAIPYLYSTFVSLIVTIKIFNLSFCGYNVISHFYCDSLPLLSLLCSNTHETEMIILILAGFDLISSLLVVLVSYLLILVAIIKMNSAEGRLKAFSTCGSHLTVATVFYGTLIFMYVQPESSHSFDTDKVASIFYTLVIPMLNPLIYSLRNKDVKCARQRMWKKICNIFS